A window of the Chitinivibrionia bacterium genome harbors these coding sequences:
- a CDS encoding class II aldolase/adducin family protein, producing MDEGYIKYKAQHENAIDLPFSPLADELIRARDYLYTLGFVGVYDNGIGFGNCSFRTSANEFVITGSATGEIKNLSRKELCLVEKFDIEKNTVWSKGAISASSESMTHGAVYSANDKINCVLHIHSRKLFDFMKTGDFHFTAENIPYGTPQMAIAVMDEVKKIGAPHGIMVMLGHDEGIIAFGEDINSALEEIKALAA from the coding sequence ATGGACGAAGGCTACATAAAATACAAAGCGCAACACGAAAACGCTATCGATTTACCGTTTTCACCACTCGCTGACGAACTTATACGCGCGCGCGATTACCTATATACACTCGGTTTTGTCGGCGTTTATGATAACGGAATAGGTTTCGGAAATTGCAGTTTTCGCACGTCTGCCAACGAATTTGTAATTACAGGCTCGGCGACGGGTGAAATAAAAAATCTGTCGCGAAAAGAACTGTGTCTTGTCGAAAAATTCGACATCGAAAAAAACACAGTTTGGTCAAAGGGCGCAATTTCGGCAAGTTCGGAGTCAATGACCCACGGCGCGGTTTATTCGGCTAATGATAAAATTAACTGTGTTCTGCATATTCACAGTCGAAAATTATTTGACTTTATGAAAACAGGCGATTTCCATTTCACCGCCGAGAATATCCCTTACGGAACGCCGCAAATGGCGATTGCGGTTATGGACGAGGTAAAAAAAATCGGCGCGCCTCACGGAATTATGGTAATGCTCGGACACGACGAGGGTATTATTGCGTTCGGCGAGGACATAAATTCGGCGTTAGAGGAGATAAAAGCGCTTGCCGCTTAG